From a single Raphanus sativus cultivar WK10039 chromosome 3, ASM80110v3, whole genome shotgun sequence genomic region:
- the LOC130494471 gene encoding cysteine-rich and transmembrane domain-containing protein WIH2-like, giving the protein MLVISFRRLSSYTFHRRSETTMSQYNQHPVGVPPPQGYPPEGYPPQGYPPQGYPPQGYPQQGYPPPQGYPHQSPPYAPQYQQQHQQQQQSKPGCLDGCLAVLCCCCLCDLCIF; this is encoded by the exons ATGTTAGTCATCTCCTTTCGTCGTCTCTCTAGCTACACGTTTCACAGGAGATCAGAAACAACAATGAGTCAATACAATCAACATCCCGTTGGTGTTCCTCCTCCTCAAG GTTATCCGCCTGAGGGGTATCCACCGCAAGGATATCCTCCTCAGGGATATCCGCCTCAAGGCTACCCACAGCAGGGCTATCCACCACCGCAGGGTTATCCTCACCAATCTCCTCCTTATGCACCGCAATATCAACAGCAGCATCAGCAGCAACAACAGAGCAAGCCTGGGTGTCTTGACGGATG TCTTGCTGTTCTCTGCTGTTGTTGTCTCTGTGATTTATGCATCTTCTGA
- the LOC130509638 gene encoding uncharacterized protein LOC130509638, with amino-acid sequence MGSSLCCSSHPDTYESTTGDRSLPTGDDKFLSDASTFSLKEQEHQLKAARLEEQRLGREAEKVNTWVKHESARFDYLPGFHS; translated from the coding sequence ATGGGCTCAAGCTTGTGCTGCTCTAGCCATCCAGATACCTATGAAAGTACAACCGGTGACCGGAGCTTGCCAACAGGCGATGACAAATTTCTATCTGACGCAAGCACCTTCTCCTTGAAGGAGCAAGAGCATCAGCTTAAGGCAGCGAGATTGGAGGAGCAAAGACTTGGCCGTGAAGCCGAGAAAGTCAACACATGGGTCAAACACGAATCAGCCAGGTTCGACTACCTTCCAGGCTTCCATAGTTGA
- the LOC108833560 gene encoding AUGMIN subunit 1, translated as MSDMTGSDTAPSSEPKGGSDAARISEVKSWLTSQFESSGKQVPSFDYTHRTVTHLHNLATASQAKSQAATIVANDFRQKASEYRAQAARVREILESAGMAQESLPSNVVSSAQVLANVANLLNIRDTELSSFLVAMGDISLRKTGVEEKRAKAQKDSNVLLDYTRKAIQRLTYLKKILAQLEDDVVPCESQMENWKTNLEVMAAKEEQYIQQYKKYEMLLNRVGYSPKISHRELVEMAEHRKELEKMTKPVVDTLRSYQDLPPDKALAALAIEDKKRQFAAAEKYLEEVLQSALEPNDK; from the exons ATGAGCGACATGACCGGCAGCGATACGGCGCCGTCGAGCGAACCCAAAGGAGGATCCGACGCCGCCCGGATCTCGGAAGTGAAATCCTGGCTCACCTCACAATTCGAATCCTCCGGCAAACAAGTCCCCAGTTTCGACTACACTCACCGAACCGTAACGCATCTCCACAACCTCGCCACCGCTTCTCAGGCCAAGTCTCAGGCCGCAACCATCGTCGCCAACGATTTTCGCCAGAAGGCTTCCGAGTACCGTGCTCAAG CGGCTAGGGTTAGAGAGATATTGGAGAGTGCGGGGATGGCGCAAGAGAGCTTACCTTCAAATGTGGTCTCTTCGGCTCAGGTTCTTGCTAACGTGGCCAATTTGCTCAACATTAGAGACACTGAACTCAGCAG CTTCCTTGTTGCAATGGGAGATATCTCTCTGAGGAAGACTGGAGTGGAGGAGAAGAGAGCTAAAGCGCAGAAAGACTCTAATGTGCTTCTTGATTATACTAGGAAAGCGATTCAAAGGCTTACGTATTTGAAGAA AATCCTTGCACAGTTGGAGGACGATGTAGTCCCTTGTGAATCTCAGATGGAGAATTGGAAAACGAATTTGGAAGTTATGGCAGCCAAGGAGGAACAGTACATACAGCAGTACAAGAAGTATGAG ATGTTGCTCAACCGTGTTGGCTACAGTCCTAAGATCAGCCACAGAGAGCTTGTGGAAATGGCTGAGCACAGGAAGGAACTGGAGAAGATGACAAAACCCGTGGTTGATACTCTAAGAAGTTACCAAGACTTGCCTCCG GACAAAGCTCTGGCTGCATTAGCAATCGAAGACAAGAAGAGACAGTTTGCAGCCGCGGAAAAGTATTTAGAAGAAGTATTACAATCTGCTCTTGAGCCGAACGATAAGTGA